The Archangium primigenium genomic interval TGTCACAAAACGCACCCGGGCAGTAGGCTCTAGGCCCTCGGAAACACCCCTTCCAGGAGGTCTTCGCCTTGGCTCGAGTGACGATGCAGACGGCGCGCACCACGCAGGCGGATCCCATCGCCGCGGCCGAGGACCTCTTGAGACAGTTGGAGGGACGGGAGGAGCCCAAGCTCGTCACCCTCTTCGCCTCGCGGGAGCGGGACCAGCACGCGCTCAACCGCGCCGTGCGCGAGCGGCTGCCCAAGGGCACGCGCCTGGTGGGCGCCACCACCGCCGGGGAGCTGGACAACCGGGGCATCCACTCGGGCAGCGTGGTGCTGGGCGCGCTGTTCGGCGACTTCGAGGTGGGCCTGGGCCTGGGCACGGGCCTGTCCGCGGACGCGGTGAACGCGGGCGCCACCGCCATGCGGCGCGCGGCCCAGGAGCTGGGCGTGCGCCAGTCCGACCTGGACGCGCGCCGGTACGTGGGCCTCGTCATCGACGACGGCTTTCGCTACAAGAAAGAGGAGTTCCTCCTCGGCATCCTCGAGAAGAACCAGGCGCTGATGCTCGTGGGCGGCGGGGCCGCGGACCACGAGACGAACCCCGAGCGCCAGTCCGCCCAGTTGCACGTGGACGGCGAGGTCACCACCGACAGCGTGCTCGTGGCGCTCTTCAAGACCCACGCCCCCTGGGGCGCCCTGCGCTCGCACTGGTACCAGCCCCTGGGCGAGCGCCTCACCATCACCCGCGTGGACGACAGCGCCACGCGCGCCCTGGAGATCGACGGCAAGCCAGCGGCCCAGCGCTACGCCGACATGCTCGGTGTGGCGGTGGACGACCTGGAGTTCGGCAAACCCCGGGGCTTCGCCGCGCACCCCACCGCGCTCAAGGTGGGCCGCGAGTACTTCATCCGCGCCCCGTGGAAGGTCCTCCCGGATGGCTCCATCCTCTTCGCCAACCTCCTCGAGGAAGGCAGTGAGCTGGAGCTCATGAAGGCCGGCGACCTGGCGGGCCTCACGCGCACGTTCTTCCAGGAGGAATTGCCCCGCCGCGTGCAGAAACCCCAGGCGGCGCTGTTGTTCCATTGCAGTGGGCGCATGTGGTACGCGCACGCCACCGAGACGGTTCCCGCGTTGGCGGACAGCTTGCGTCACGCACCCACTGCGGCTGGAATGAACGTGTACTTCGAAGTCTACTCGGGCTTCCACATCAACACGACGCTGACGGTCCTGGCGTTCGGGGAAAACTGACCCATGAGCACTCCGGCGGTGTCGGACCAGGAGCCCTTGCGGCTGCTCCTGGTGGCGGGCGAGTCCGAGGGCGCGCGCGTGGTGGAGGTGCTCGAGCGCGCGGGCCTGAGCTTGCACACACGGCGGGTGGTGTCGCGCGAGGCGTTCCAGGCGGCGCTCGAGGAGCCGTGGTCGCTGGGCATCTGGGCCCCGGGCGCGCCCGCGCTCGACTTCCGCGAACTCGCGCCCGCGTGGCGCCAGCGCCGGGCCCAGGCGCCCTTCCTCGTCGTGGCGGCGCACTGGGACGAGGCCGAGATGACCGCGGCCATGGACGCCGAGGTCAACAGCTTCATCGAGATGGATCGCCTGGCGATGCTGGGGCCGGTGGTGCGCCGCGAGCTCAAGCGCACCCAGGAGCGCCGCGCGGTGGAGCGCGAGCAGGAGCACTCGAGCTGGTTGCTCGAGCGCATCGTGGACAGCCTGCCCTTCGTGCTCTTCGTGAAGGACGCCGAGGAGCGGCGCGTGCGCGTGGCCAACAAGACGTTCGCCGAGGCCTTCGGGGTCACCAAGGAGTGGCTGCTCGGCAAGCTGGATCACGACTACTTCCCCCCGGAGCAGGCCGACTCCTTCGTCGCCGTCGACACGGAGATCCTCGAGACGGGCAAGCTCAAGACGTTCGAGGAGCTGGCGCGCACGGGCGGCGTGGACCGCGTCTACGCCACGCGCAAGCTGCCCTTGTTGGATGACAGCGGCCGGGCGCGCTACGTGCTCGGCATCACCGAGGACATCACCGAGCGCAAGGCGGCCGAGGAGACCCTGCGCCGCTCCAAGGCGGAGCTGGAGGCGGCCAACCAGCGCCTGGCGGACAACCTGGAGGAGCTCAAGAAGAGCCGCGCCGTGTCCGCGCGCACGCTCGCCAGCTACCAGCAGCGCGCGCTGCAGATGGAGATCATCCGTCAGCAGAACGAGGACCTGGACCGGCTGGCCACGGAGCTCGCCTGCGCCAAGCGCAACGAGGAGGAGCGCGCGCGCGAGGCCGAGGCCGCCTTCCGGCTGCGCAGCGAGTTCCTCGCCAACTTCAGCCACGAAATCCGCACGCCGCTCAACGGCATCATCGGCTACTGCGACCTGCTCATGCGCGAGGAGGGCAGCCGGCTCACGGCCCACGGCCGGCGCGACCTCAACGTGGTGAAGAAGAACGCGCAGACGCTGCTCGCCCTCATCAACGACATCCTGGACCTGTCGAAGATCGAGGCGGGGCGGCTGGAAGTGGTCGTCGAGCGCGTGGACATGGCGGAGCTGGCCGAGGACTGCACCGCCACGGTGAAGGAGTACCTCAAGGGCAAGGACGTGGAGCTGCGCACGGACATCGACGAGCGCGTGGCCCACGTGCGCACGGACGCGCTCAAGCTGCGGCAGATCCTCCTCAACCTGCTCAGCAACGCGGCCAAGTTCACCGACTCCGGGGAGATCTGCCTCACCGCGCGCGCCGAGGGCAACGAGGCCGTCTTCGTCGTGGAGGACACGGGCCAGGGCATCCCCACCGAGCAGCTGCCCTTCATCTTCGAGAAGTTCCGTCAGGTGGACGGCTCCACCACGCGCAAGGTGGGCGGCACGGGACTGGGGCTGGCCATCGTGCGCGAGCTGAGCAAGGTGCTCGGCGGCGGCGTGGAGGTGGAGAGCACGCTGGGCCGCGGCACCACCTTCACCGTGCGGCTCGCGGGCGTGCTGGAGGGGGACACCCTGGGCGCCTCGCGCGAGCTGACCCGGCCCGTGGCCCCCGAGGACGTGGGCGCCGCGCTCGCGCCCATCGCCCGCGGCAGCACCGTGCTCGTGGTGGACGACGACGTGCTCGTGCAGCAGCTCATCGTCGGGCAGCTGGAGCCCGCTGGCTTCATCGTGGTGACGGCCTCGGACGGGCTGGACGCCCTGCGCAAGGCGCGCGACCTGCGCCCCCAGGCCATCGTGCTGGACATCTACCTGCCGCGCCTGGACGGCTGGAGCGTGCTGTCCACGCTCAAGAGCGAGCCGGACCTCTCGCGCATCCCCGTCGTCATCATCTCCGTGGAGGAGCAGCGCGCGCGGGGCTTCTCGCTCGGCGCGTGCGAGTACCTGGTCAAGCCCGTGGAGCCGGACCACCTGGTGGACGTGGTGCGCCGCAGCATCGGCACCGCCGCGGGCGCGGGCGAGGTGCTGGTGGTGGACGACGACGCCTCCACGCGCGAGCTCGTCAGCCGCAGCTTGCGCCGCGCGGGCTTCTCCACCCACGAGGCCCACAACGGCGAGGACGCCCTGCTCAAGGCGCGCGTCTCCCCGCCCACGCTCGTGGTGCTCGACCTGATGATGCCCAACCTGGACGGCTTCGAGGTCATCCGCCGCATGCGGGCCGACAAGCTCCAGACGCCCGTGGTGGTGCTCACCGGCAAGGTGCTGTCCGCCGAGGAGCAGGCCACCCTGCGCGATGGCTTCGCCGGCTTCGTGCAGAAGGGGGGCCACGCGCTCGAGGAGGTCATCGGCCAGGCCAAGGGTCTGCTCATCAAGCAGAACGCGCAGCGCACCCACCGCCTGCCGCGCATCCTCTACGTGGAGGACAACCCGCAGAACCGCGACATCGTGCGCCGCTACCTCGGCGGCCTCTTCGAGGTGCTGGAGGCCGAGGACGGGGAGCTGGGCGTGGAGCGCGCCACGCGCGAGACGCCGGACCTCATCCTCATGGACCTGTCCCTGCCGCGCGTGGATGGCTGGGAGGCCACCCGGCGGCTGCGCCAGGTGCCCGCGGTGGCCCACACCCCCGTCATCGCCGTCACCGCCCACGCGGGACGCGAATACCAGGAGAAGGCCTCGGCCGCCGGATGCGACGCCTATCTCACCAAACCCCTGGATCGTGAAGTGTTGCTCGAAACCATCCGAAAGCACCTGGGCAGGAATCATGGCTGAGGCGGACTTGCCCGGCAGGACGCGTGTCCTCGTGGTCGACGATGATCCGGATCAACTGGAACTCGTGCGTCGCACCCTGACGCCCCACTTCGACGTGAAGACCCACGATTCCGCCCTCGGCGTCACCAACCTCGTGCGCCAGAGCGAGCCGGACCTCGTCCTGCTCGACGTGAACTTCCCGGCCCTCAAGGGTGATCAAGTATTGGGTCTCGCGCGGCGGCACGCTCCCCGAGGCACCCAGTTCATCCTCTACTCGGCAACGGATGAGTCCCGGCTGCGCTCCCTGGCTTTGGCCGCGGGCGCGGATGGTTATCTCTCCAAAAGCGTTCAGGGGGCGGAGCTGGTGCGCAAGCTCACCGCCTTTCGCAGTCAGGGCCGTGTGACTCCCGGTTGAGCCGGTGCCACGTCCTCCCCGCGAAGGGCCCCTGACTCGCCAGCCCTTCACTCAGGGAGGAACACCATGGAAGACATCGCCGAGCCGAGTCATGTCGAATTGCTGCGCCGCCAGCTGCGCGGCCCCTGGCACAACATGCTGCTGGACAAGTGGGTGGGTCGGGGAGAGCTGGACTACGAGAAGTACGTGCGCACGCCGGAACTGCTCGCGCTCCAGACACCTCCCGAACACCGCGTCAGTCCCGACGAGCTGATGTTCCAGGCGGTGCACCAGTCCCAGGAGCTGTGGCTCAAGCTGCTCGCGCACGAGTGCGTGGAGACGGTGGGGGAGTTGGATCAGGACCAGCTCTGGGAGGCCTCGGCGCGGCTGGAGCGCGTCAACCGCATGGCGCGCACCCTCACCTCGCAGCTCGGCGTGCTGGAGACGCTCACCCCGGAGACCTATCAAATCATCCGCCGCAGCCTGGGCAATGGCAGTGGCCAGGAATCGCCGGGCTACAACGCGGTGGGGCTCGCGGCCCAGGGCCTGGAGGAGGCGCTCACGCGGCTGTTGTGGCGGCGCGGCGTGGAGCCCGCGGTGCTCTACTCGCGGCCGGGCCTGGCGGATCTCAAACGCCTGTGCGAGCAGCTGCTCGACTACGACGAGTCCTACCAGCTCTGGCTCTACACCCACTACCAGCTCGTGCGCCGCACCATCGGCGTGGATGCCTCGGTGAAGGCGCTGGACGGCATCCCCACGCGCGTGTTGCCCGGACGGATGATGAAGCCGCTCTTCCCGGTGCTCTGGAGCGTGCGGGTGGAGATGACCGCCCACTGGCGGCGCGAGGGAGGCCACGCGCCCGGCGAGCCCCGCGCCCCCGCGAAGGGCGAGGCGTCGTGAGCGCCCCCGCCCTGGAGCCCCGCGCCTTCCTGCACCTGCTCTTCAACGGCGCGCGGGTGCTGGACGTGGTGGAGACGGCGCAGCGGCTGGGCCTGCTGGACGCCCTGGAGCCGGGCCCCACCACGGTGGGCACCCTGGCCGCGGCCCACGGCTTCGTGCCCGCGCGCCTCCAGAAGTTCCTCGACTGCCTGGAGAGCGCGGGCCTCGTGCGGCGCACGCCGGCTCCCCCGCCCGGGGAGACGCAGTACACGGCGGTGTCCGGCCTGGGCGCGGCGGTGCGGGCGGTGCTCGGCCCCCGGTCCCAGGAGCGTGACCGCGAGACCTATGACTGGCGCGCCCTGCACGGCCACCTGCCGGAGGTGCTGCGAGGCGAGCGGAGCATCGCTCCCGAGTCCTTCGACTGGCCTCCGCGCACGCCCGAACAGGTGGCCGCCTTCGAGGCGAGCATGGCGGCGGGCCTGGGCCCCATCCGGGAAACCTTCCTCGCCCACGCGGCCACGCTGCTGCCCCCGGGGAGCCGCCTGCTCGACGTGGGGGGCGGGGATGGCACCCTGGGCGCGTCGCTCCTGGAGGCGCTGCCCGGGCTGCGCGTGGACGTCTTCAACCTGCCGGCCTGTGGCCCGCTGGTGGAGCGTACCGGACGGGAGCGGGGAGTGGAGGAGCGCCTGGGCTTCGTGGCGGGAGACTTCCTGCGCGAGCCCCTGCCCCGCGGGCATGACACGCTCGCCTTCGTGCGGGTGCTGCATGACTGGCCCGAGGACACCGCCCGGCACCTGCTCGCCGCCGCCCGGGACGCCCTGCCCCCCGGAGGCCGCGTCCTCATCTGCGAGGAGTTCCGCACCCCGGCGCGGCTCGCCGCCCAGTTCTTCTGGTCCTACTTCCTCATGGGGGTGGACTCGTGCGCGAGCGCCCTGCGCGACCTGGACTTCTATACCCGGGAGCTCACGGGGCTCGGCTTCCGCGACGTGGAGGTGTTTCCCGGTCCCTTCGAGCTCGTCACCGCGCGGCGAGCCTGAGGCTCAAGCCGGGGACCAGGATGGAGTTGGGGGAGACTCCACCCTGGTCTCTCAGGGATGAACCAACCTCGAGTCCCACACGAGTGCCGGGGGGAAGATCAAGCGCTCCTGCTCGGGTACCCACACCGCCATGCGACCGTGGCGTGCGAGTCGAAGCATGCCGCTTGGACAACACTCGGAGGAATTGGACGCCAGGTCAGTGTCCCCGGGTTCCATTCAAACACTGGGCGCGTTGGGGTCCAGGGCACGCAGGGACGGCTGGGACTGGTACATCACCATGGCCATCTCCACCCGGTTCTGGACCTCCAGCTTGCGGTAGAGGTTGGAGACGTGGGCCTTCACCGTGCGCTCGGTGATGCCCAGCCGCGCGGCGATCTGCAGGTTGTCCGCGCCACTGGCCACCATGCTCAGGACCTCCCGCTCGCGCTGGGTGAGCTTGTCCAGGGGCGAGGCGTGCTCCGCCGACGCGGGGCGCCCCGGCACCACGAGCTCCGGAGGCACGAGCCACTCGCCCCGGGCCACCTGCTGCACGGCGGACACCAGGCGGGCGCTGCTCACGTTGAGCTTGCACAGGTAGCCCACGGCCCCGGCCTGGAAGCAGCGCTCGAGCACCGCGACTTCCCGGTGCGCCGACAGCACCAGGGCCCGGGTGCCCGAGTTGCGCTCGCGCAGCAGCTCCACCAGACGCAGGCCGCTGTCCACCGCCCAGGACTCCGCCCGCTCCAGGCGCAGGTCCACCACCGCCACGTCCAGGGACTCCGTGCCGAGCTGACCGAGCAGCTCGTCCACCGTGCCCCCGGCCGCCACCACCTGCATGCCCGAGTCCTCGAAAAGCGCCATCAGGCTCTCACGAAAAACCTGCTGGTCCTCCAGGATGCCCAACCGGATACGTTCTCCCATATGCCCCCTCCATTGGATGATGTCCGAGTGATAATCGCCCCCCCCACCTGAACGAACGATTGACGAGGAGATTAGCATCTAAATTTTCATCACGTCTGTGCAGGACGCACGGTTCCCGTCATCCAACCATCATTGCAGGGCCCCCCTCGTTCACCAGTCATCGGTGGGTCTCCCTCGGATCGGCGGAGGCGCTTCACGTTGGCACAGAGTTTGTCTAGTCTTCAAATCAGACAACCCTGGCCAATCCCTGACACGTCCGAGGGCAATGGTTTCAGCCAAAAGTTTCCGACTATTCCTGAGGAGGGATTGAAAGGCCATTGTACCGGAGGACAAGGCCGTCTTTCGCCTCATGTGCGGAGGACTTCTCAGGTCGCCCCTCGGTCCTTGTAGGCGCAAGTGCCCTGGGGTACAGCCCTCTTGACATGGCGAACACGCGACAGTCCCGGGACAACGAACTCGAGGCCATCCTGGAGAAGGTCCGGCAGACGCGGAACTTCGACTTCCGCAACTACAAGCGCGCCACCCTCCAGCGGCGCATCGAGCGGCGCATCGTCGCCACCGGTTGCGCCAGCCGCGCGGCCTACCTGTCGCTGCTGGATCGAGACCCCAACGAGGTCAGCATCCTCGTGTCCTCCATGCTCATCAAGCTGACGACCTTCTTTCGCGACCCCGAGGTCTGGGTGGAGCTGGAGAAGGTGCTCAAGGAGCTGGTGCAGCGGCGGCGGGCGGACCAGGAACTGCGCATCTGGAGCGCGGGCTGCGCCACCGGTGAGGAAGCCTACTCCGTCGCCATCGCCGCCGCCGAGGCGCTCGGCCCCACCTACCCCGGCGTGGAGCTCAAGGTGTTCGGCACGGACCTGGACGAGGCCGCCATCGCCCATGGGCGCCGGGGCGTCTACGCCGCGGCCCAGGTCGAGGGCGTGTCCAAGGACCGGCTGGAGCGCTGGTTCACGCGGACCGGGGACACGTACACCGTGCGCAAGGAGCTGCGACGCTCGGTGGTGTTCGGTCTGAACAACCTCGTGTCCGACGCGCCCGTCTCGCGCATCGATCTCATCCTGTGCCGCAATGTCTTCATCTACCTGGACGCCGCCCTGCAAAAGCGCGTGCTCGCGCGCTTCCACTTCGCCCTGCGCGCGGAGAGCGTGCTCGTGCTCGGCCGCTCCGAGCTCATCCCCTTCGCGGCCCGGCTCTTCGAGCCCATCGACCTGTCCCGGCGCATCTACCGCAAGGACGGCCGGCAGGAGTCGGCCGCGTCCCTGCGCGAGCCGCCCGCCCTCGAACTGACCCAGGAGCCCGTGCTCACTCCCGAAGAGGAAGCGGCGCGCGAACTGCAGCGCCACCTGCGCGAGGCCATCAACTCGCTGCCCTGTGCGCTCATCGTCACGGATCTCAACGGCGGCGTCATCCTCTGGAACCACGCGGCCGCGCGGCTGTGGAACCGGCGGGACAGCGAGGTGCTGGGCCGCAAGCTCTTGTCGCTGGGGCTGCCGGGCCTGCCCCAGGAGCTGCTCATCGAGCAGAGCGCCCGGGTGCGCGCCGGCCGCGTGGAGCGCGAGACGGCCGACGGCCTCATGGAGGTGAGCGGCCAGGAGCCCATCACGCTGCGCACCGTCGTGGTCCCCTACAAGGGCGCGCGGGGGGAGATCCACGGCCTGCTCTACACGCCGCACGACAACACCGCCCTGCGCAACCTGGAGCTCAACCTGAAGCGCGCCAACGAGGAGCTGCAGAACGTCAACCTGCGGCTGCAGAACTTCAACGAGGAGCTGCGCGCCTCCAACGAGGAGCTGGAGACGACCAACGAGGAGCTGCAGAGCGCCAACGAGGAGCTGCAGACGACCAACGAGGAGCTGCAGAGCACCAACGAGGAGCTGGAGACGACGAACGAGGAGCTGCAGAGCGCCAACGCGGAGATGGACGCCATCAACCGGGAGCTCGCCCACCGCAGCGAGGAGCTGGACGCGCTCGCGCTCAACCAGCGCACCATCATCCGCACGCTCACCGCGGCCGTCATCGTCATCGACGTCGAGGGGAAGATCTCCACCTGGAACCTGTCGGCCGAGCGGCTGCTGAGCCTCACCGAGCGCGAGGCCATGGGCCAGGTGCTGTGGACCCTGCGCATCCCCGCCCTCAAGCGCCCCCTGCTGCAGCGCCTTCGTCGCGGCGTGGCCGAGAACCGCGCCACGCGCCAGGAGGCGGTGCCCTACCAGCTGCCCCACGGCGGCCGGGGCTTCGCCACCCTGGTGGTCACCCCCCTGACCCAGAATGGCAGCGGGCTGGGCGCCGTCATCCTCTTCGAGGACAACACCCGCGCGGTGGCGATCGAGCAGGAGAACCGCAAGCTCAAGGGACTCGTGAAGAAATGAGCCCCCACCGCCGCCCCGTCCTCTCCTACGACGCGCTGCTGCTCAAGTACCAGGAGCTGATGCGCAAGCATCAGACCCTGGTGCACAAGCTGGAGGCCCGCACCGAGGAGCACATCTCCACCTGGACGCTGTCCTCGTGGGGACTGGAGACGGCGGCGAGCGGCCTGGCGCTCTTCCAGGGCGATGGGCTGCGGCTGTCCAACAAGCGCTGGCGCCAGCTGGCCGATGCCCCGGGGTACTGGCGGGCCCAGGACGAGTCCCTGGCGCCCATGAGCATGCACCAGGTGGCCCAGCACGAGGTGCGCCGCGTGCTCGCCACCGGCGGCGCGGCGCCCCTGACCACCCACTACACGCGCGGCGACACGCAGGTGGTGGAGCTGCGCGCGGAGTGGCTCGCTGGACAGCCCCACGCGCGGGTGCTGGTCATGGCGCTGGACATCACCGAGCGCGTCCGCGCCGAGGAGGAGCTGCGGCAGGTGCGCCAGGAGCTCCTCCAGCGCGAGCACCTGCGCGCCCTGGGCGAGCTGGTGTCCGGCATCGCGCACGACCTCAACAACACGCTCAACGCCATGACCCTGCGCCTGGAGCTCATGCAGAGCGATCGCGCGTTCGCCGAGCGCCAGCGGGGCAACATGGACGCGCTCGTGCGCATCGTCACCGACGCGAACAAGCGCCTGGGCCACCTGCGCGACTTCTCCCGCCAGCAGCCCGAGCAGGCCCCCACCGAGGATGTGCAGCTGGCCGACGTGGCGCACGAGGCGGTGGAGATCGCCCGGGCGGACATCGAGCACCGCGCCGCCCAGGAAGGCCTGCGCCTGCGCGTGCGTCAGGACATGTCGCCCCTGCCGCTCGTGCGCGGCTCGGCCTCGGACCTGCGCTACGTGGTCATCAACCTGCTGCTCAACGCGCGCGACGCCATGCCCCGGGGCGGCACCATCCACGTGCGCGGGGGACAGAGCGAGACCCAGGCCTGGCTCACCGTGGAGGACGAGGGCACGGGCATCCCCGAGGAGCACCTGCCCAAGCTCTTCCGTCCCTTCTTCACGACCAAGGGCAAGCACGGCACGGGGCTCGGGCTGTCCATGGCCTACGGCGTGCTCACGCGCGCGGGGGGGACCCTCACCGCCACCAACCGACCCGAGGGCGGCGCCCGCTTCACCCTGAGCCTGCCCATCACGGGGCCCTCCGCCGCCCCGCCCAAGCCCACGCCCGTCCGCCGC includes:
- a CDS encoding FIST signal transduction protein yields the protein MARVTMQTARTTQADPIAAAEDLLRQLEGREEPKLVTLFASRERDQHALNRAVRERLPKGTRLVGATTAGELDNRGIHSGSVVLGALFGDFEVGLGLGTGLSADAVNAGATAMRRAAQELGVRQSDLDARRYVGLVIDDGFRYKKEEFLLGILEKNQALMLVGGGAADHETNPERQSAQLHVDGEVTTDSVLVALFKTHAPWGALRSHWYQPLGERLTITRVDDSATRALEIDGKPAAQRYADMLGVAVDDLEFGKPRGFAAHPTALKVGREYFIRAPWKVLPDGSILFANLLEEGSELELMKAGDLAGLTRTFFQEELPRRVQKPQAALLFHCSGRMWYAHATETVPALADSLRHAPTAAGMNVYFEVYSGFHINTTLTVLAFGEN
- a CDS encoding response regulator; translation: MSTPAVSDQEPLRLLLVAGESEGARVVEVLERAGLSLHTRRVVSREAFQAALEEPWSLGIWAPGAPALDFRELAPAWRQRRAQAPFLVVAAHWDEAEMTAAMDAEVNSFIEMDRLAMLGPVVRRELKRTQERRAVEREQEHSSWLLERIVDSLPFVLFVKDAEERRVRVANKTFAEAFGVTKEWLLGKLDHDYFPPEQADSFVAVDTEILETGKLKTFEELARTGGVDRVYATRKLPLLDDSGRARYVLGITEDITERKAAEETLRRSKAELEAANQRLADNLEELKKSRAVSARTLASYQQRALQMEIIRQQNEDLDRLATELACAKRNEEERAREAEAAFRLRSEFLANFSHEIRTPLNGIIGYCDLLMREEGSRLTAHGRRDLNVVKKNAQTLLALINDILDLSKIEAGRLEVVVERVDMAELAEDCTATVKEYLKGKDVELRTDIDERVAHVRTDALKLRQILLNLLSNAAKFTDSGEICLTARAEGNEAVFVVEDTGQGIPTEQLPFIFEKFRQVDGSTTRKVGGTGLGLAIVRELSKVLGGGVEVESTLGRGTTFTVRLAGVLEGDTLGASRELTRPVAPEDVGAALAPIARGSTVLVVDDDVLVQQLIVGQLEPAGFIVVTASDGLDALRKARDLRPQAIVLDIYLPRLDGWSVLSTLKSEPDLSRIPVVIISVEEQRARGFSLGACEYLVKPVEPDHLVDVVRRSIGTAAGAGEVLVVDDDASTRELVSRSLRRAGFSTHEAHNGEDALLKARVSPPTLVVLDLMMPNLDGFEVIRRMRADKLQTPVVVLTGKVLSAEEQATLRDGFAGFVQKGGHALEEVIGQAKGLLIKQNAQRTHRLPRILYVEDNPQNRDIVRRYLGGLFEVLEAEDGELGVERATRETPDLILMDLSLPRVDGWEATRRLRQVPAVAHTPVIAVTAHAGREYQEKASAAGCDAYLTKPLDREVLLETIRKHLGRNHG
- a CDS encoding response regulator codes for the protein MAEADLPGRTRVLVVDDDPDQLELVRRTLTPHFDVKTHDSALGVTNLVRQSEPDLVLLDVNFPALKGDQVLGLARRHAPRGTQFILYSATDESRLRSLALAAGADGYLSKSVQGAELVRKLTAFRSQGRVTPG
- a CDS encoding tryptophan 2,3-dioxygenase family protein gives rise to the protein MEDIAEPSHVELLRRQLRGPWHNMLLDKWVGRGELDYEKYVRTPELLALQTPPEHRVSPDELMFQAVHQSQELWLKLLAHECVETVGELDQDQLWEASARLERVNRMARTLTSQLGVLETLTPETYQIIRRSLGNGSGQESPGYNAVGLAAQGLEEALTRLLWRRGVEPAVLYSRPGLADLKRLCEQLLDYDESYQLWLYTHYQLVRRTIGVDASVKALDGIPTRVLPGRMMKPLFPVLWSVRVEMTAHWRREGGHAPGEPRAPAKGEAS
- a CDS encoding methyltransferase; this translates as MSAPALEPRAFLHLLFNGARVLDVVETAQRLGLLDALEPGPTTVGTLAAAHGFVPARLQKFLDCLESAGLVRRTPAPPPGETQYTAVSGLGAAVRAVLGPRSQERDRETYDWRALHGHLPEVLRGERSIAPESFDWPPRTPEQVAAFEASMAAGLGPIRETFLAHAATLLPPGSRLLDVGGGDGTLGASLLEALPGLRVDVFNLPACGPLVERTGRERGVEERLGFVAGDFLREPLPRGHDTLAFVRVLHDWPEDTARHLLAAARDALPPGGRVLICEEFRTPARLAAQFFWSYFLMGVDSCASALRDLDFYTRELTGLGFRDVEVFPGPFELVTARRA
- a CDS encoding response regulator transcription factor, producing the protein MGERIRLGILEDQQVFRESLMALFEDSGMQVVAAGGTVDELLGQLGTESLDVAVVDLRLERAESWAVDSGLRLVELLRERNSGTRALVLSAHREVAVLERCFQAGAVGYLCKLNVSSARLVSAVQQVARGEWLVPPELVVPGRPASAEHASPLDKLTQREREVLSMVASGADNLQIAARLGITERTVKAHVSNLYRKLEVQNRVEMAMVMYQSQPSLRALDPNAPSV
- a CDS encoding CheR family methyltransferase, translated to MANTRQSRDNELEAILEKVRQTRNFDFRNYKRATLQRRIERRIVATGCASRAAYLSLLDRDPNEVSILVSSMLIKLTTFFRDPEVWVELEKVLKELVQRRRADQELRIWSAGCATGEEAYSVAIAAAEALGPTYPGVELKVFGTDLDEAAIAHGRRGVYAAAQVEGVSKDRLERWFTRTGDTYTVRKELRRSVVFGLNNLVSDAPVSRIDLILCRNVFIYLDAALQKRVLARFHFALRAESVLVLGRSELIPFAARLFEPIDLSRRIYRKDGRQESAASLREPPALELTQEPVLTPEEEAARELQRHLREAINSLPCALIVTDLNGGVILWNHAAARLWNRRDSEVLGRKLLSLGLPGLPQELLIEQSARVRAGRVERETADGLMEVSGQEPITLRTVVVPYKGARGEIHGLLYTPHDNTALRNLELNLKRANEELQNVNLRLQNFNEELRASNEELETTNEELQSANEELQTTNEELQSTNEELETTNEELQSANAEMDAINRELAHRSEELDALALNQRTIIRTLTAAVIVIDVEGKISTWNLSAERLLSLTEREAMGQVLWTLRIPALKRPLLQRLRRGVAENRATRQEAVPYQLPHGGRGFATLVVTPLTQNGSGLGAVILFEDNTRAVAIEQENRKLKGLVKK
- a CDS encoding sensor histidine kinase gives rise to the protein MSPHRRPVLSYDALLLKYQELMRKHQTLVHKLEARTEEHISTWTLSSWGLETAASGLALFQGDGLRLSNKRWRQLADAPGYWRAQDESLAPMSMHQVAQHEVRRVLATGGAAPLTTHYTRGDTQVVELRAEWLAGQPHARVLVMALDITERVRAEEELRQVRQELLQREHLRALGELVSGIAHDLNNTLNAMTLRLELMQSDRAFAERQRGNMDALVRIVTDANKRLGHLRDFSRQQPEQAPTEDVQLADVAHEAVEIARADIEHRAAQEGLRLRVRQDMSPLPLVRGSASDLRYVVINLLLNARDAMPRGGTIHVRGGQSETQAWLTVEDEGTGIPEEHLPKLFRPFFTTKGKHGTGLGLSMAYGVLTRAGGTLTATNRPEGGARFTLSLPITGPSAAPPKPTPVRRPRAAKRARKR